Proteins found in one Haemorhous mexicanus isolate bHaeMex1 chromosome 23, bHaeMex1.pri, whole genome shotgun sequence genomic segment:
- the ZBTB48 gene encoding LOW QUALITY PROTEIN: telomere zinc finger-associated protein (The sequence of the model RefSeq protein was modified relative to this genomic sequence to represent the inferred CDS: deleted 2 bases in 1 codon) has translation MAAAAAHSVRVLRELNRQRAAGQFCDATLGVGGREFRAHWPVLASCSRFFRARGPGGPVALPDGLADTFQLLLDFFYTGRLALTAHNRARLLAAAEQLGVPDAVALCRAFRPRPRRVAAATARPEPAAAPQPGGQAVRERGGRGTAGPGPGGGGAVTPLFPRRAPPQPRRAAVGGGGRGDGDAESLPEKKVLRSKKSPPAPGKAPGSRKGTAVPVECPTCHKTFLSKYYLKVHNRKHTGEKPFECSKCGKCYFRKENLLEHEARNCMNRSEQVFTCSACPEVFKRRMELRLHMVSHTGEMPYKCSSCSQQFMQKKDLQSHMIKLHGAPKPHACSTCSKCFLSRTELRLHEAFKHRGEKLFVCEECGHRASSRNGLQMHIKAKHRNERPYVCEFCHHAFTQKANLNMHLRTHTGEKPFQCHLCGKTFRTQASLDKHNRTHTGERPFSCEFCEQRFTEKGPLLRHVASRHQEGRPHFCHICGKTFKAVEQLRVHVRRHKGVRKFECIECGYKFTRQAHLRRHMEIHDRVENYNPRQRKLRNLIIEDEKDVMVVLQPPPELEVGSAEVIVESLARGPLPEEVPAQKLCSNENFSPADVIEQSLIITTTIPEDCET, from the exons atggcggcggcggcagcgcacAGCGTGCGGGTGCTGCGGGAGCTGAACCGGCAGCGCGCAGCCGGGCAGTTCTGCGACGCGACGCTCGGCGTGGGCGGCCGCGAGTTCCGCGCGCACTGGCCGGTGCTCGCCAGCTGCTCCCGCTTCTTCCGCGCACGCGGCCCCGGCGGGCCCGTGGCGCTGCCCGACGGCCTCGCCGAcaccttccagctgctgctcgACTTCTTCTACACGGGGCGCCTGGCGCTCACGGCGCACAACCGCGCCCGCCTGCTGGCGGCCGCCGAGCAACTCGGCGTGCCCGACGCCGTGGCGCTGTGCCGCGCCTtccgcccgcggccccgccgcgtcgccgccgccaccgcccgtCCGGAGCCCGCGGCGGCCCCGCAGCCCGGCGGGCAGGCGGTGCGTGAGAGGGGCGGGAGGGGgacggcggggccggggcccggcgggggcggcgcggtGACGCCGCTGTTCCCTCGCAGGgctccccctcagccccggAGG GCGGCGGTGGgtggcggcgggcggggggacGGCGACGCCGAATCCCTTCCCGAGAAAAAGGTGCTGCGGAGCAAAAAGAGCCCTCCCGCTCCGGGAAAGGCGCCGGGGAGCAGAAAAGGTACAGCGGTGCCGGTCGAGTGCCCCACATGTCATAAAACCTTCCTCAGCAAATATTACCTTAAAGTGCACAACAG GAAACACACTGGAGAGAAGCCATTTGAGTGTTCCAAGTGTGGCAAATGTTACTTTAGAAAAGAGAATCTCCTGGAACACGAAGCCAGGAACTGCATGAACCGATCAGAACAG GTATTCACGTGCTCGGCCTGCCCGGAGGTGTTCAAGCGGCGAATGGAGCTGCGGCTGCACATGGTGTCACACACTGGGGAGATGCCTTACAAG TGCTCCTCATGCTCACAGCAGTTCATGCAGAAGAAGGACCTGCAGAGCCACATGATAAAGCTGCATGGTGCACCCAAGCCCCATGCG TGCTCAACCTGCTCCAAGTGCTTTCTGTCCCGGACAGAGCTGCGCCTGCACGAGGCCTTCAAGCACCGTGGAGAGAAGCTGTTTGTGTGCGAGGAGTGTGGGCACAGGGCCTCGAGCCGCAATGGCCTCCAGATGCACATCAAGGCCAAGCACAG GAATGAGCGGCCCTACGTGTGTGAGTTCTGCCACCATGCCTTCACACAGAAAGCCAACCTCAACATGCACCTGCGCACGCACACTGGCGAGAAGCCCTTCCAGTGCCATCTCTGTGGCAAGACCTTCCGGACACAAG CGAGTCTGGACAAGCACAACCGGACGCACACTGGGGAGCGGCCGTTCAGCTGCGAGTTTTGTGAGCAGCGTTTCACAGAGAAGGGGCCGCTGCTGAGGCACGTCGCCAGCCGGCACCAGGAGGGGCGGCCCCACTTCTGCCACATCTGCGGGAAGACATTCAAAG CGGTAGAACAGCTGCGTGTCCATGTTCGCCGGCACAAGGGAGTGAGGAAGTTTGAGTGCATTGAGTGTGGCTACAAATTCACACGGCAG GCTCACTTGAGGCGCCACATGGAGATCCACGACCGAGTGGAGAACTATAATCCTCGACAGAGGAAGCTGCGGAACCTGATCATCGAGGATGAGAAGGATGTGATGGTGGTGCTGCAGCCACCACCAGAGCTGGAGGTGGGCTCAGCAGAGGTGATTGTGGAGTCGCTTGCCCGTGGGCCACTGCCTGAGGAGGTCCCTGCACAGAAACTTTGCTCAAACGAGAACTTCTCCCCTGCAGATGTGATTGAGCAATCACTGATTATAACTACAACAATTCCTGAAGACTGTGAGACATAG
- the TAS1R1 gene encoding taste receptor type 1 member 1 — protein MRVKEAANSRQAASARLARARARAEARRGRLRRAGMTAEPPPPPGAAPRPAPPRPVRAPPAATAPLRAARAVCGHTTMPPPALLRLCLCAAAAAASSFTLRGDHRLAGLFPLHNAARQDDTSLLVRGCDDAAFKSHGYCLSQAMRFAVEEINNSTALLPNVTLGYEIYDTCSEPTNFHATLCALARKGRQDVQVLPSFQHYEPQAVAVIGPDSTRLALTTAAVLSLFLVPEISYEASTELLSLKRLYPSFLRTIPSDRQQVKAIFLLLQHFGWTWVVLLGSDNTYGRAGLDALQELLTASNVCVAYRGTIPANSDASNPELHNLAGILIDVKVNVTVVFSTRGSVLPFFEVVIQKNITDMVWVASEDWSLAQTIWQVPGIQTIGSVFGMAVEKPEPTMLERFEAWKMWEEGAEAENASSAEAGRESVGSARLDCTQRCTGCRALTTVPDLYDAQGSFSVYSAVYAVAHGLHDLLGCASGACSKGTVYPWQLLQKIRQVNFTLYNRRISFDDHGDINKGYDIVMWKWLGPKWASDVVGTFRVNPDKLSIDPGKILWHTEDGQAPSSVCSKACKPGEMRLQQSHHKCCFSCRACPPGTFLNTSDPFDCQACGLDEWAPAGSEVCFNRTIEFLSWSEPLSWALLALAVLLMLLIAALAVLFALNASTPVVKSAGGKTCFLMLGSLACTCSSLFCYFGEPSQAACLLRVPLFTISFTMFLSCVATRSFQILCIFKLNARCPALYEAWMRRQGPVLFVAASTAVQVALCAATEAASPSVPRREYGVRDDWVVLECAQRAAADAATAYTMLLSVACFVLSYAGTDLPAAYNEAKSLTVSLLIHLGCTAAVLCSQGALRGQTETVMRVLSTLGTLAALLGGYFMPRAIVILLRPHQNTAEHFQMVIQEYTRRLAAA, from the exons ATGCGAGTGAAAGAAGCAGCGAACTCCCGCCAAGCAGCCTCCGCCCGGCTCGCGCGGGCCAGGGCACGGGCCGAAGCCCGGCGGGGGCGGCTGCGCCGCGCGGGCATGACCGCCGAGCCTCCTCCGCCTCCCGGGGCCGCCCCtcggccggccccgccccgcccggtgCGAGCCCCGCCCGCTGCCACCGCCCCCTTAAGAGCCGCCCGCGCCGTGTGCGGCCACACCACCATGCCGCCGCCCGCGCTGCTCCGCCTGTGCCTCTGCGCGGCTGCTGCCGCCGCCTCCTCGTTCACCCTCCGCGGCGATCATCGCCTGGCCGGCCTGTTCCCGCTGCACAACGCGGCGCGCCAGGACGACACCAGCCTGCTCGTGCGCGGCTGCGACGA CGCCGCCTTCAAGAGCCACGGCTACTGCCTGTCCCAGGCCATGCGCTTCGCTGTGGAGGAGATCAACAACTCCACCGCGCTGCTCCCTAATGTCACCCTGGGCTACGAAATCTATGACACCTGCTCTGAGCCTACCAACTTCCACGCCACGCTGTGTGCTCTCGCTCGTAAAGGCAGGCAGGATGTCCAGGTGCTCCCCAGTTTCCAACACTATGAACCACAGGCTGTGGCTGTCATTGGCCCTGACAGCACCCGGCTGGCCCTCACCACAGCCGCTGTTCTCAGTCTCTTTCTTGTACCAGAG ATCAGCTATGAAGCCTCCACGGAGTTGCTGAGCCTGAAGCGGCTGTACCCCTCTTTCCTGCGCACCATCCCCAGTGACAGGCAACAGGTGAAGGCCAtcttcttgctgctgcagcactttggCTGGACCtgggtggtgctgctgggcagcgACAACACCTatggcagggctggcctggatgccctgcaggagctgctgactgCAAGCAACGTGTGCGTGGCCTACCGAGGCACCATCCCCGCCAACTCGGATGCCAGCAACCCAGAGCTTCACAACCTGGCTGGAATCCTCATAGACGTCAAGGTCAATGTCACTGTCGTGTTCTCCACCAGAGGAAGCGTTCTGCCATTCTTTGAGGTGGTGATCCAGAAGAACATCACTGACATGGTGTGGGTGGCCTCCGAAGACTGGTCGTTGGCTCAAACTATCTGGCAGGTACCTGGCATCCAGACCATCGGTTCAGTGTTTGGGATGGCAGTAGAGAAGCCAGAGCCCACAATGCTGGAGCGCTTTGAAGCTTGGAAGATGTGGGAGGAAGGCGCTGAGGCTGAGAATGCCAGCAgtgcagaggcaggcagggaatCTGTGGGGAGCGCACGGCTGGACTGCACCCAGCGCTGCACCGGCTGCCGTGCTCTCACCACTGTCCCTGACCTGTACGACGCTCAAGGCTCCTTCAGCGTGTACTCGGCCGTGTATGCCGTGGCCCATGGCCTCCATgacctgctgggctgtgcctcgGGGGCCTGCAGCAAAGGCACTGTCTATCCCTGGCAG CTCCTACAAAAGATTAGGCAAGTAAACTTCACCCTGTACAACAGACGAATCTCTTTCGATGACCATGGGGACATTAATAAAGGTTATGACATTGTCATGTGGAAGTGGCTGGGTCCAAAGTGGGCTTCTGATGTGGTAGGAACCTTCCGTGTGAACCCTGACAAGCTGAGCATCGACCCAGGCAAAATCCTGTGGCACACAGAAGATGGCCAG GCTCCCAGCTCGGTGTGCTCCAAGGCCTGTAAGCCAGGAGAGATGAGactgcagcagagccaccacaaatgctgcttcagctgcaggGCCTGTCCACCAGGAACCTTCCTGAACACATCGG ACCCCTTTGACTGCCAGGCCTGTGGCTTGGATGAGTGGGCCCCAGCAGGGAGTGAGGTCTGCTTCAATCGCACCATCGAGTTCCTATCCTGGTCCGAGCCCCTCTCCTGGGcgctgctggccctggctgtTCTTCTCATGCTGCTCATAGCGGCGCTGGCTGTCCTGTTCGCCCTCAATGCCTCCACACCTGTGGTCAAGTCCGCGGGCGGGAAGACGTGTTTCCTCATGCTGGGCTCCCTGgcctgcacctgcagcagcctcttctGCTATTTCGGGGAGCCCTCGCAGGCGGCGTGCCTGCTGCGGGTGCCGCTCTTCACCATCAGCTTCACCATGTTCCTCTCGTGCGTGGCGACTCGCTCCTTCCAGATCCTCTGCATCTTCAAGCTGAACGCGCGCTGCCCGGCGCTCTACGAGGCCTGGATGCGGCGCCAGGGGCCGGTGCTGTTCGTGGCCGCCAGCACGGCGGTACAAGTGGCGCTGTGCGCGGCCACCGAGGCCGCCAGCCCCTCGGTGCCGCGCCGGGAGTACGGCGTGCGGGACGATTGGGTGGTGCTGGAGTGCGCCCAGAGAGCCGCGGCCGACGCCGCCACCGCCTACACGATGCTGCTCAGCGTCGCCTGCTTCGTGCTCAGCTACGCGGGCACGGACCTGCCCGCCGCTTATAACGAGGCCAAGAGCCTGACCGTGAGCCTGCTGATACACCTGGGCTGCACGGCCGCCGTGCTCTGCTCGCAGGGCGCGCTGCGCGGCCAGACCGAGACGGTGATGCGGGTGCTCAGCACGCTGGGCACGCTCGCAGCACTGCTGGGCGGGTACTTCATGCCGCGGGCCATCGTCATCCTGCTGCGGCCGCACCAAAACACGGCCGAACACTTCCAGATGGTCATCCAGGAATACACACGCCGCCTGGCCGCCGCCTGA
- the NOL9 gene encoding polynucleotide 5'-hydroxyl-kinase NOL9, which translates to MVPPAEPGLVAVEAAEGTAVLLLEPRQALTFTGKCRLRCLYGAVRLLGFAVASHHPGLPVFSPATHCALSLEALPGARPPAAALRQLRAAARAAMRSHRVRRPARVKVMARFSPDCAVLLLEHLDTPVTRFLLSHPPLSRSFEPQKKEESNFTPEHAVLASVGIVKCSPDHGLQVSESMCLALEELIQACCEEDEGVPVVLVCGPKNTGKSTFNRYLINLLLNRLPVVEYMECDIGQAEFTPPGCISLSSITEPILGPPFTHQQMPSKMVYYGQTSCEQDTERYLDVVKYVFSYYKKEVPLVINTMGWVKGEGLLLLIDIIRLLSPSHIVQMDMCDWKVMPPLTSEHILFSAGLHTKGKQQSKCKQLGVGNMESWKYPEEEDVLAPQHKLLYVHPEFPRAGVPGEVRVHSSILRDMSILGYLGHLQSPDIGAVLPLHSLVPYQVPFNAVALRVVHTDVAPSNIMYAVNASWVGLCCIPEEVRCQTEGPVLLTQTPICDCLGFGIVRGVDMEKKLYHILTPVPPANLRLVNCLLLGNIAIPSCVLVGQQGIEGEIPYVTSDYNYSIMGSGKLRKKKQHLKRRFECDYP; encoded by the exons ATGGTGCCGCCGGCTGAGCCGGGGCTGGTGGCCGTGGAGGCGGCGGAGGGCAcggctgtgctgctgctggagccgcGGCAG GCGCTGACCTTCACCGGCAAGTGCCGCCTACGCTGCCTCTATGGTGCCGTCCGCCTGCTGGGCTTCGCCGTGGCCTCTCACCACCCGGGACTGCCGGTCTTCTCGCCGGCCACGCACTGCGCGCTCAGCCTGGAGGCGCTGCCtggcgcccgcccgcccgccgccgccctccGCCAGCTgcgcgccgccgcccgcgccgccaTGCGCTCGCACCGCGTCCGCCGCC CGGCGCGGGTGAAGGTGATGGCACGGTTCTCTCCCGACTGCGCCGTGTtgctgctggagcacctggaCACGCCGGTGACGCGGTTCCTGCTGAGCCACCCGCCGCTGTCGCGGTCTTTCGAGCCCCAG AAAAAGGAGGAGTCTAACTTCACGCCAGAGCACGCGGTCCTGGCGTCCGTGGGCATCGTGAAGTGCAGCCCCgaccatgggctgcaggtgtcGGAGAGTATGTGCCTGGCGCTGGAGGAGCTGATCCAGGCCTGCTGTG AGGAAGATGAAGGTGTTCCTGTGGTGCTGGTCTGTGGCCCAAAAAACACTGGGAAATCGACGTTCAACAGATACCTAATTAACCTGTTACTGAACCG ccttcctGTGGTGGAGTACATGGAGTGTGACATCGGCCAGGCAGAATTCACTCCGCCCGGGTGCATTTCCCTGAGCAGCATCACGGAGCCCATTCTGG GTCCCCCCTTCACTCACCAGCAGATGCCCAGTAAGATGGTGTATTATGGCCAGAccagctgtgagcaggacaCAGAGAGGTACCTTGATGTTGTGAAATACGTGTTCAGCTACTACAAGAAGGAAGTGCCTCTAGTCATCAACACCATGGGCTGGGTGAAAG GtgaagggctgctgctcctcattgATATCATCCGGCTGTTGTCACCCAGCCACATTGTTCAGATGGACATGTGTGACTGGAAGGTCATGCCCCCGCTGACGTCTGAGCACATCCTCTTCAGCGCCGGGCTGCACACCAAGGGCAAGCAGCAATCCAAGTGCAAGCAGCTGGGAGTGGGCAACATGGAGAGCTGGAAGTACCCTGAAGAGGAGGACGTGTTAGCTCCACAGCACAAGCTGCTCTATGTCCACCCAGAATTCCCTCGGGCAGGGGTGCCAGGTGAAGT GCGAGtgcacagcagcatcctgcGTGACATGTCCATCCTGGGCTACCTGgggcacctgcagagcccggACATTGGAGCAGTGCTCCcgctgcacagcctggtgccATATCAG GTACCTTTCAATGCTGTTGCACTCAGGGTTGTTCACACAGATGTTGCTCCCAGCAACATCATGTACGCGGTGAACGCCAGCTGGGTCGGGCTCTGCTGCATTCCCGAGGAAGTCCGGTGCCAGACCGAAGGGCCAGTCCTGCTGACACAGACACCAATCTGTGACTGCCTGGGCTTcg gaattGTCCGAGGAGTTGATATGGAGAAGAAGCTTTACCACATCCTGACACCAGTGCCTCCAGCAAATCTGAGACTAGTGAATTGTCTGCTCCTTGGGAACATCGCCATCCCTAGCTGTGTGCTTGTGGGCCAG cAAGGAATTGAGGGAGAGATCCCCTACGTCACATCTGATTACAACTACAGTATCATGGGCTCAGGGAAactgaggaagaagaagcagcatttGAAGAGAAGATTTGAGTGTGATTACCCTTGA